One part of the Paenibacillus silvisoli genome encodes these proteins:
- a CDS encoding YheC/YheD family protein — translation MTRYVGSKWRKTVAIRKQAYLARFVPETARLTKASLRRQLAAYRMVYVKPEFGMHGNGVMRVEKLSAGFRYQMGNTIRKFNTYDGLYRGIAAATNRKPYLVQKGIHLLKHNGRFFDIRVMAQSPARGKWMTTGMIGRVAAKRKIVTNFHNGGQILPAERLLRPYTGQLNAKLALLSKLGVLAGRRMSAAFPGVRVIGLDVAIDRSLKPWLLEVNTSPDPYIFRKHPDPRVFRRIMRIAKTYS, via the coding sequence ATGACACGCTATGTAGGAAGCAAATGGCGCAAGACCGTGGCGATTCGCAAGCAAGCTTATCTGGCTCGGTTCGTGCCCGAAACGGCTCGATTAACGAAGGCTTCGCTGCGAAGACAACTGGCCGCGTATCGGATGGTCTACGTGAAACCGGAGTTCGGCATGCACGGCAACGGCGTCATGCGCGTGGAGAAGCTGTCCGCAGGCTTCCGGTATCAGATGGGAAATACGATCCGGAAGTTCAACACCTATGACGGACTTTATAGAGGGATCGCGGCAGCGACGAACCGAAAGCCGTATTTGGTGCAGAAAGGCATCCATTTGCTGAAGCATAACGGGAGATTTTTCGATATCCGCGTTATGGCGCAATCGCCCGCGCGAGGAAAGTGGATGACGACGGGGATGATCGGTCGCGTAGCCGCGAAACGGAAGATCGTTACGAATTTTCACAACGGCGGTCAAATCCTGCCTGCTGAGCGTCTGCTGCGGCCATATACCGGCCAATTGAACGCCAAGCTCGCCTTATTATCGAAGCTCGGCGTACTGGCCGGGCGGCGGATGTCGGCGGCGTTTCCGGGGGTGCGGGTCATCGGACTCGACGTTGCGATCGACCGGTCGTTAAAGCCATGGCTGCTCGAGGTCAATACGTCGCCGGATCCTTATATTTTCCGGAAGCATCCGGACCCGCGCGTATTCAGACGCATCATGAGGATCGCGAAAACGTATTCCTGA
- a CDS encoding cupin domain-containing protein produces the protein MKTGQMEKINLFDATRNMSTYTNFVVSEVNDHVLRAAVIDGEFHWHQHEDCDELFLVIEGELIIDLEDQVIELKQGEAFTVPQGVMHRTRSNGRTVNLCFEKKENVIIGN, from the coding sequence ATGAAAACAGGACAAATGGAAAAAATCAATTTATTCGATGCTACCAGAAATATGAGCACCTACACGAATTTTGTCGTCAGCGAAGTCAACGATCACGTACTCCGTGCCGCCGTCATCGACGGCGAATTCCATTGGCATCAACATGAGGATTGCGATGAATTGTTTCTGGTCATCGAAGGAGAATTGATTATCGATCTCGAAGATCAAGTCATTGAGCTGAAGCAGGGCGAAGCGTTCACGGTTCCGCAGGGCGTCATGCACCGGACCCGCTCGAACGGACGCACCGTTAATTTATGCTTTGAGAAGAAAGAGAACGTTATTATCGGCAATTGA
- a CDS encoding diguanylate cyclase domain-containing protein encodes MPHTRSNPSNLNSDEVLRSSQKQYVSELQERLRVLTEITGLSAEEVGRETVARIYRMIHSIKGSAPILGFNRIGELAMLWIQEWQWTQQEEAASFTLPELRNDYMKSAAATEPYMHQMELELEQCFAELGTGGSGEADAAVPSGSTSESSILIIEDDHVLRHYLANRLSLDGYHVDEASNVDEAIAKLRVNVYHLITLDLMMYPQSGYRLFELIKDDLTIRWIPMIVLSGCNDISDKIRCFNMGADDYVVKPFQYDELSARVRRLIHRHKEYKHLAFHDPLTGLYNRRYMDQQLQIELDRAMRYPAPLTLVVLDIDHFKTVNDSFGHQAGDRVLQGLSKLLTSKLRRTDFVARWGGEEFVLLLPGASDTEAAAIMQTISQHVRENPIAVMENTGSKLFITFSAGVVQWKKNTSVSDWMRHADFALYKAKRTGRNRVVKSTLRKPRTVRILVAEDDRVLRRIIVESVSQYAEQVTEAKDGAEALRLLQQESFDICILDCLMPQLGGLEVLAQAKQAKKSAKFLVVTGNESEANTKKAASLGADEYLVKPFDIEELKQKVKSLINSSWR; translated from the coding sequence ATGCCGCATACAAGATCGAATCCCAGCAACCTCAATTCGGATGAAGTATTGAGAAGCAGTCAGAAGCAGTACGTGAGCGAGCTTCAGGAGCGCCTGAGGGTCTTAACGGAAATAACCGGTCTATCTGCCGAGGAAGTCGGGCGTGAGACTGTTGCACGCATATACCGCATGATTCATTCCATTAAAGGAAGTGCTCCGATCTTAGGCTTCAATCGAATCGGGGAGTTGGCCATGCTTTGGATCCAGGAATGGCAGTGGACGCAGCAGGAAGAGGCTGCGTCGTTCACGCTGCCGGAGCTAAGAAATGACTATATGAAGAGCGCTGCCGCAACGGAGCCATACATGCACCAAATGGAGCTGGAACTGGAGCAATGCTTTGCGGAGCTTGGGACAGGGGGTTCCGGTGAAGCGGATGCCGCCGTACCGAGCGGTTCAACGTCCGAGTCCAGTATTTTGATTATCGAAGACGACCATGTGCTGCGCCATTATTTGGCTAATCGCTTAAGTCTTGACGGTTATCATGTCGATGAGGCATCGAACGTAGATGAAGCGATAGCGAAATTGCGCGTGAACGTCTATCACCTCATTACGCTAGATCTCATGATGTATCCTCAAAGCGGGTATCGGCTGTTCGAGCTGATCAAGGATGATCTTACGATTCGCTGGATTCCGATGATCGTCTTGTCCGGCTGCAACGACATTAGCGACAAAATCCGGTGCTTCAACATGGGAGCGGACGATTACGTCGTCAAACCGTTCCAATACGATGAGCTAAGCGCGCGCGTCCGCCGTCTTATCCATCGGCACAAAGAGTATAAACACTTGGCATTCCACGATCCGTTAACCGGATTATATAACCGCCGCTATATGGATCAGCAGCTTCAAATCGAGCTGGACAGGGCAATGCGATATCCGGCGCCGCTCACGCTGGTCGTGTTGGATATCGATCATTTTAAAACGGTTAACGACTCCTTCGGCCATCAAGCCGGCGACCGCGTGCTGCAAGGCTTGAGCAAGCTGTTGACCAGTAAATTACGGAGAACGGATTTCGTAGCCAGATGGGGAGGCGAGGAGTTTGTCCTTCTCCTGCCCGGGGCAAGCGACACGGAGGCTGCTGCCATCATGCAAACCATATCGCAGCATGTCCGAGAAAATCCGATCGCGGTAATGGAAAATACCGGTTCGAAACTATTTATTACCTTCTCCGCAGGCGTTGTGCAATGGAAGAAAAACACCAGCGTATCCGATTGGATGCGGCACGCCGATTTTGCCTTATATAAGGCGAAACGGACGGGCAGAAACCGCGTCGTGAAGTCGACGCTCCGGAAGCCGCGCACGGTGCGTATTCTTGTCGCGGAGGATGACCGCGTGCTGCGGCGGATCATCGTGGAAAGCGTGAGCCAGTATGCCGAGCAGGTCACGGAGGCGAAGGACGGGGCGGAAGCGCTTCGTCTGCTGCAGCAGGAGTCGTTCGATATTTGCATTTTGGATTGCCTCATGCCGCAGCTTGGCGGGCTCGAAGTGCTCGCTCAAGCGAAGCAAGCGAAGAAAAGCGCGAAATTTCTGGTGGTTACCGGCAACGAGAGCGAAGCGAATACAAAGAAAGCAGCGAGTCTCGGCGCGGATGAGTATCTCGTCAAACCTTTTGACATCGAAGAGTTGAAGCAGAAGGTCAAATCGCTCATTAATTCCTCCTGGCGTTAA
- a CDS encoding GNAT family N-acetyltransferase, which yields MEQSYNVIKRVATLTEYTELCTAVGWRDFMNFEAAEGSLAKSVFGVIVEWKGETIGMGRVVGDGSIYFYIQDIAVHPEHQGKGVGSLIMDAIRAHLAAHAPEKAFIGLFSAQGKESFYNKYGFNKHDGLTGMFGVMHAGEIQ from the coding sequence GTGGAGCAATCCTATAACGTTATTAAGCGCGTTGCGACTTTGACTGAATATACGGAGCTGTGCACGGCGGTCGGATGGCGCGATTTCATGAATTTCGAGGCTGCGGAGGGCTCGCTGGCCAAGTCCGTATTCGGCGTTATCGTGGAATGGAAGGGCGAAACGATCGGCATGGGCCGGGTCGTTGGAGACGGAAGCATTTATTTCTATATCCAGGACATCGCCGTTCACCCTGAGCATCAAGGTAAAGGCGTTGGGAGTTTAATCATGGATGCGATCCGGGCACACCTGGCCGCGCATGCGCCGGAGAAGGCGTTCATCGGCTTGTTCTCGGCTCAAGGCAAAGAATCGTTCTATAACAAGTACGGGTTCAATAAGCACGACGGGCTCACCGGCATGTTTGGCGTTATGCATGCGGGCGAAATTCAATAA
- a CDS encoding metallophosphoesterase — protein MKTSKIRQLADKMIARPSARPRMVEWFNPKQLIVTGTKTVLSTIFGLYSDFRLIEAFSRQGNHFFDYSKHFLRDDKGEYVTDKNGFYMHDPLEPREELWLDYVSDLGDGFDSTYTVAYYLTRPELAFNHPENGSSVATKRGDILVFGGDQVYPTANRDEYLNRLITPYYIAQGYTTAPHPQVFAVPGNHDWYDGLISFSRIFTSRKWFNGWHAPQQKSYFALKLPQGWWLLGTDVQLNSDIDGQQVEFFKSIAEQMLPGDRVILCNAEPYWVSAHKYGKLDPVYNENNLAFLESILNEREVNVQVYLAGDLHHYRRFEYIPKQADGKEDHSRKVEKITAGGGGAFLHPTHDMKDQAVYEHKDKHPEPLEFKRKKDFPDMAASRRLTWGNLLFAWKNPMFGIVTAILYLLACNSVLSAPPRAASYRDVLHASIAKISVTPSAFIWMFIIIGAFWLFTDTHSRIYKWVAGCLHGLCHVAAAFFIGCGAVYLVSTGFHLNWSLWAIVLTGLLIAYGGWIIGSVIMGLYLLLSLNGFGRHSGEAFSSLQIDNWKNFMRIHIDASGSLTIYPIGFEQVVRKWKRAPQTEYGPLLEPDLPANKPSKARPQLIEAPVVIPANSKL, from the coding sequence ATGAAGACGAGTAAAATACGGCAGCTAGCCGATAAAATGATAGCCAGGCCTAGCGCAAGACCCCGCATGGTGGAATGGTTCAACCCGAAGCAATTGATCGTGACCGGGACGAAAACGGTGCTGTCGACCATTTTCGGGCTCTATTCCGACTTTCGGTTGATCGAGGCGTTCAGTCGGCAGGGCAACCATTTTTTCGACTATTCCAAACATTTTCTGAGGGATGACAAGGGTGAATACGTCACGGATAAGAACGGCTTCTACATGCACGATCCGCTGGAGCCGAGAGAGGAGCTCTGGCTCGATTATGTAAGCGATTTGGGGGACGGCTTCGATTCCACGTATACCGTCGCCTATTATTTGACTCGTCCGGAGCTGGCGTTCAACCATCCGGAGAACGGATCGTCCGTAGCCACGAAACGCGGTGACATTCTCGTTTTCGGCGGCGACCAGGTTTACCCGACCGCGAATCGCGACGAATATTTAAACCGGTTGATTACCCCTTACTACATCGCGCAAGGCTACACGACGGCTCCTCATCCCCAAGTATTCGCGGTGCCGGGCAACCATGACTGGTATGACGGGCTCATTTCGTTCTCGCGGATCTTTACGTCGCGCAAATGGTTTAACGGCTGGCATGCTCCGCAGCAGAAAAGCTATTTTGCCCTGAAGCTGCCGCAAGGCTGGTGGCTGCTCGGGACGGATGTGCAGCTGAACTCGGATATCGACGGCCAGCAGGTGGAGTTTTTCAAATCGATTGCCGAACAGATGCTGCCTGGCGACCGCGTTATTCTATGCAATGCGGAGCCTTACTGGGTTTCCGCGCATAAATACGGGAAGCTCGATCCGGTCTACAACGAGAACAACCTGGCCTTTCTCGAAAGTATCCTGAACGAGCGCGAGGTCAACGTTCAAGTCTACCTTGCCGGCGACCTGCACCATTATCGGAGATTCGAATATATTCCGAAGCAAGCGGACGGCAAGGAGGACCACAGCCGCAAAGTAGAAAAGATTACGGCAGGCGGCGGAGGCGCGTTTCTCCATCCGACGCATGACATGAAGGATCAAGCCGTCTACGAGCACAAGGACAAGCACCCGGAGCCGCTTGAGTTTAAGCGCAAGAAGGATTTTCCCGACATGGCAGCTTCGCGCAGACTGACTTGGGGCAATCTCCTGTTTGCGTGGAAAAATCCGATGTTCGGCATCGTAACGGCCATCCTCTACCTGCTCGCATGCAATTCGGTGCTTTCCGCTCCTCCCCGCGCTGCTAGCTACCGGGATGTCTTGCATGCATCGATTGCCAAAATCTCGGTTACGCCGAGCGCTTTCATCTGGATGTTCATTATAATCGGCGCCTTCTGGCTGTTTACCGACACGCATTCCCGCATCTACAAATGGGTCGCGGGGTGCCTGCACGGCCTCTGTCATGTTGCGGCCGCCTTCTTCATCGGATGCGGTGCCGTTTATCTTGTAAGCACCGGCTTTCATTTGAATTGGAGCCTCTGGGCCATCGTACTGACCGGTCTTCTCATCGCATATGGCGGTTGGATTATCGGCTCGGTTATTATGGGACTTTACTTGCTGCTGTCCTTGAACGGCTTCGGGCGGCACAGCGGCGAAGCGTTCTCCTCTCTCCAAATCGACAACTGGAAAAATTTCATGCGCATCCATATCGATGCGTCCGGCAGCTTAACCATCTATCCGATCGGCTTCGAGCAGGTCGTCCGCAAGTGGAAGCGTGCGCCGCAAACCGAATACGGCCCGCTGCTGGAGCCCGACTTGCCCGCGAATAAACCGTCGAAAGCCCGCCCTCAGCTCATCGAAGCACCGGTTGTCATCCCGGCAAACAGTAAGCTATGA